In Scleropages formosus chromosome 10, fSclFor1.1, whole genome shotgun sequence, a single genomic region encodes these proteins:
- the capns1b gene encoding calpain small subunit 1b translates to MFAANKILQGVLNVVSGVDINQFLPSDPHPPRMPHVFAEHNESPEEKQFRKVFQQLAGDDMEVSPTELKDILNKIVAKHCDLKTDGFSIESCRSMVAVMDGDSSGKLGFHEFKILWNNIKKWQGIYKKYDADRSGTISVYELSGALKAAGFQFDDNLYQLIVRRYSDESGNMDFDNYIAFMVRLDAMCRAFQTLDKDRDGTIQINIQEWLQLTMYS, encoded by the exons ATGTTTGCGGCCAACAAAATTCTTCAAGGGGTGTTGAATGTTGTGAG TGGTGTTGATATCAATCAGTTCCTGCCTTCAGATCCT CACCCACCCCGCATGCCACATGTGTTTGCCGAGCACAACGAGAGCCCGGAAGAGAAGCAGTTCCGTAAGGTCTTCCAGCAGCTGGCTGGAGAT gATATGGAAGTCAGCCCTACCGAACTGAAGGACATCCTCAATAAAATTGTCGCAAAAC ATTGTGACCTGAAGACTGATGGTTTTAGCATTGAATCCTGCAGAAGCATGGTGGCAGTCATGGAC GGTGATAGCTCTGGCAAGCTGGGCTTCCACGAGTTCAAAATTTTGTGGAACAACATCAAAAAATGGCAG GGTATTTACAAGAAATATGATGCAGACCGTTCTGGAACCATTAGTGTTTATGAGTTATCCGGTGCTTTGAAAGCTGCAG GCTTCCAGTTTGATGACAACCTGTACCAGCTAATTGTTCGTCGATATTCCGATGAGAGTGGTAACATGGACTTTGACAACTACATTGCCTTTATGGTGAGGCTGGATGCCATGTGTC GTGCATTCCAGACCCTTGACAAGGATAGAGATGGAACTATCCAGATAAACATTCAGGAG TGGCTGCAGTTGACAATGTACTCATGA
- the LOC108928744 gene encoding synaptosomal-associated protein 25, which yields MMAADTSMRTELEELQRRANQVTDESLESTRRMIQLVEESKDAGIRTLVMLDEQGEQLDRIDEGMDQINQDMKEAEKNLTDMAKCCGLCVCPCAKLKHFEMGAAYKKVWGSNQDGVVSTQPSSRVVDEREKMTMSGGYIRRVTNDAREDEMEENLAHVGSILGNLRSMAMDMGNEIDTQNIQIDHIQEKAMVNQTRISEANQRAHKLIAR from the exons ATGATGGCTGCTGACACATCCATGAGGACTGAGCTGGAGGAACTGCAAAGACGAGCCAATCAGGTGACAGACGAG TCCCTGGAGAGCACACGTCGCATGATACAGCTGGTTGAAGAG AGTAAAGATGCAGGGATCCGGACTTTGGTCATGCTGGATGAACAAGGAG AGCAACTGGACCGCATTGATGAGGGTATGGATCAGATCAACCAGGACATGAAGGAAGCCGAGAAAAACCTCACTGACATGGCCAAGTGCTGTGGCCTTTGCGTCTGTCCTTGTGCCAA ACTGAAGCACTTTGAAATGGGTGCAGCCTACAAAAAAGTGTGGGGGAGCAACCAGGACGGCGTGGTGTCCACCCAGCCATCCTCACGTGTGGTTGACGAGCGGGAAAAGATGACCATGAGTGGCGGCTACATCCGCAG GGTGACGAATGACGCACGGGAGGATGAGATGGAGGAGAACCTCGCTCATGTGGGCAGCATCCTGGGCAACCTACGGAGCATGGCAATGGATATGGGAAATGAAATTGACACGCAGAACATTCAAATCGATCATATCCAAGAAAAG gcaaTGGTCAACCAAACCCGCATCAGTGAAGCAAATCAAAGAGCTCACAAACTCATAGCTAGATAA